In one Prosthecochloris aestuarii DSM 271 genomic region, the following are encoded:
- a CDS encoding VOC family protein — protein sequence MKAISLSAAFTTNSVQETRDFYVRYFGARVAFDCGWYVNLEFGSSLATLQFMSPRQPEHLPASGAGLMYNFAVDDVDEEYRRLTAEGLPVVVPIEDHPWGDRGFAVQDPNAITLYIFSERVPDDEFRQYYH from the coding sequence ATGAAAGCCATATCATTGTCGGCGGCGTTTACCACGAACAGTGTGCAAGAGACGCGTGATTTTTATGTCCGGTATTTCGGGGCAAGAGTCGCTTTTGATTGCGGTTGGTATGTGAACCTCGAATTCGGCAGCTCTTTGGCGACGCTGCAGTTTATGTCACCACGTCAACCGGAGCATCTGCCCGCCAGTGGTGCGGGACTTATGTACAATTTTGCGGTTGATGATGTTGACGAAGAGTACAGGCGGCTGACGGCGGAGGGATTGCCTGTTGTTGTTCCGATCGAGGACCACCCTTGGGGGGATAGAGGATTTGCAGTTCAGGATCCGAACGCTATTACTCTCTACATCTTTTCAGAGAGGGTCCCGGACGATGAATTCCGGCAGTACTATCACTAA
- a CDS encoding SDR family NAD(P)-dependent oxidoreductase, with translation MPFMPLHLDLIARRLKRGSYCSTKRYLKGQNAHPFMLCLTLVKLISRPAAGNQKKEVVRNSQGFVHNPFNAVYTATKAFILSFSEALREELRRSGVNICTVCNTLNFIEHCSNRPDTVLLGKKTLEETGISKSGLSRTTGVVSREKTQASHRGSTKCTYCTTYQ, from the coding sequence ATGCCCTTCATGCCATTGCACCTTGACTTGATAGCCCGTAGATTGAAGCGAGGATCGTATTGCTCGACAAAACGTTATCTTAAAGGGCAAAACGCACACCCCTTTATGCTCTGCCTGACCCTCGTAAAACTCATCTCGCGCCCTGCTGCCGGAAATCAAAAAAAGGAAGTGGTGAGGAATTCTCAAGGTTTCGTCCATAACCCATTCAACGCTGTCTATACAGCGACAAAAGCGTTTATTCTTTCGTTTTCCGAAGCGTTGCGTGAAGAGTTGCGAAGATCGGGAGTCAACATTTGCACTGTATGCAATACTTTAAACTTCATCGAACACTGCAGCAATCGTCCTGATACCGTATTGCTTGGAAAAAAAACGTTAGAAGAGACAGGGATATCGAAATCGGGACTGAGCCGGACAACAGGGGTTGTCAGCAGAGAAAAGACGCAAGCCAGTCATCGCGGATCAACGAAGTGTACATATTGTACAACATACCAATGA